DNA from Pseudocitrobacter corydidari:
CAAAGGGTTCATCCAGCAACAAAACGTCTGGTTCAGGCAGCCAGGCGCGAGCCAATGCAACGCGTTGTTTCATCCCACCAGAAAGCTGCCAGGGCGCATGATGTTCAAATCCCTTCAAGCCCACGCGGGATAGCCAGTCGATCGCCTGGTTATTCACGACCTCTTTATCATATTTGCCTAAGCGCGGGCCAAAGGTGACGTTTTCCAGTACTGACAACCAGGGAAATAAATTTGCCTGCTGAAAGATCATGCCGCGATCCGGCCCTGGCTGCGTCACCTTTTTCCCTGCGGCCTTTACCGTACCTTTATCGGGTCGAGTAAACCCGGCAACCAAATTAAGGATGGTCGATTTCCCGCAGCCCGATGGCCCGAGCAATACTACAAACTCCCCTTTTTTCAGGGTGAGGGAGATATCGTCAAGAACCGTGACCGGACTCGGTTTTGCCGCAAAGGTCAGTGACACATTTTCAAGTGAGATAGAACTCATTATTCTTTCCCCGCCCAGGGTACAACCACGCGCTGCAACCCCAGGATTAATAAATCGAGCAGATAACCAATGCCGCCCAACAGCAGAATACCCAGCATGACAATATCCGTGCGCAAGTAGGCGCTGGCGTTCACCACCATCCAGCCAAGCCCTGAACTGGCAGCCACCATCTCCGCCGCAATCAGCGACGTCCAGCCAATACCAATCGAGAGCCTGACCGTGGTAAAAAGATCCGGCAGCGCATCAGGCAATACCACACGCATAAAGATCTGCCGACGCGTCGCGCCCAGCGTTTGTGCGACGCGAATACGTGAGCGGCCAATTCGCTCTACGGCCGCCGACGCACCGACAACGACACTCAAAAACGTCGCGATAAATATCAAAAAGAATTTTGATGACTCGCCAATTCCCAGCCAGACTACCGCCAGTGGAATCAACGCGATTTTGGGTAACGGACGGAGAAATTGCACAAACGGGTTAAGGATGGCAGCCAGCGTGTCTGAAAGCCCCATCAATAATCCCAGCGGGATGCCAATCGCAATAGCCAGCGCAAAGGCGCTCAACGCGCGGGCCAGACTGACGGCGATATGCTGCCAGAGCGGTACCTGCCGATAGCCATCTTCCAGTAACTCACGCGCGGTTAAACCAATATCCGTCAGCGAGGGGAGCAGCAGTGGGTCCACCCACTGCCTTGTCGCCGCCGTTTGCCAGAGCAAAAAGAAAACCGCCACCGATACCACGCTGATAGCGATATGTTGACTCAATTTCATTGTCCGGACACCGCCGCATCTTGAATGTAGTGGGCATTGATGGCGCTATTCCAGTTTGTCGGGATATCGCGCTGCCGGATTTCACCAATTCCGGCAAGGAAGTTCGCCGTTTTGCTCAGCGCTTTTCCAATACCGCTATCGCTGGTATCCGTACCATTCCCCAACCAGGAGGGCGTACTCTGCTCAGCTAATGTCGGATATTCCAGACCATTCAGGGTGTTAGCCGCCGTCGTTTGCGGCGCGCCAACTTCTTTTGCCACAATCGCGGAAGCGCGTTCCGGATCCTTTTTGAACTCGTTGACTTTTTCCTGATGCACGCGCAGGAATGCGGTTACCACCTGAGGGTATTGTTCCGCAAAGGCTTTACGGACAACGTAGTTGTTGTAAATGAGATAGCCTGATTTTTGCAGCTCTTTAGTGGCAAAGACCTGATGGCCTCCTGCTGATTCCAGCTCCTGCGCAAAAGGCGCCCATACATAGCCCGCATCAATATCACCGCGTTTCCACGCCGCCACCATCTCTGCCGGACGTAACGGCAGCAGAGTTATTTTGCTACGATCCAGTTTATTAACGGTGATCGCGGCTTCCAGCGCATATTGCGCGGTGGAGTTTGGCGGATACGCCACGCGTTTGCCTTCGATATCCTTAATTCCGTTAATCCCCTCTTTTCCAATCAACCGCTCATAGCTGGCAATGACGCCGGAAACACCAATAATTTCGACCGGCAGTTTTCTGACAATGCCTGCGGTTGCCGGGCTGGATCCGAAGTTGGCAATATCAATCGCATTGCTGGCGAAGTAGGTTAAGGCATCGGCACCTGACGCAAATTGCACCCACTTCACTTTACTGTTTAATGCTTTATCCAGTGACCCATCCGCCTTTGCCAACATCAAAACCTGTGAGCCACCGCTATAGGCGACACGCACTTCAGACGGTGTGTCGGCAAAAGTACTGTTAACCCAGAAACTGCCTGCTGCGAGTAAAAAAACCAGACCTTTTTTCATGTTGTCTCTCTGTATTATTCTGTGTGAAATCATTCAATTAATGCGATCGTTACGCCGTGATAACCAAAGGGTTGCGCACTGCTGCGCCAGCGCCTCGGCAGGATCAATGGCCTCGTTAAGATAGGGCGAAGAGATGGCCGCTAACGCCACAGGAACTTCAGTACAGGCCAGCACCAGTTTCTCAGCACCACGCTCACGCAGCGCCCGCGCCTGCAACGTCAGCAGCTCGCCTCCCTGCTGCAAATCACCGCGTTTCACCGCATAGCACCCCGGAACAAACCAGCGCGTGATTTCATCCTGGGTCGGGAGCAGGCTTTCCGTACCAATGGCCGCGAAACGCTGTTGAAACCAGCCTGCATCCAGCGTTCCCTGTGTTGCGATGAGTCCCACTTTTTTCGGTTTATCCTCTATCGCCTCGAGCGTGGCATCCGCGATGTGCAATATCGGCGCATCACTTTCTTGTTTTAACGCCTCATACCAGTGATGCGCGGTGTTACAGGCAATCACAATATGGCTAACACCCAACCGGTTAAGCTGCTGTATACCGTAAAGCAGTTGCGGAAGCGGCGATGGCCCCTCTCCGGCCAACGCACGCTGACGATCGGCAATTTGCGGCACATTCCACACCACATGAGGTATTTGCTGCTGATCGTGA
Protein-coding regions in this window:
- a CDS encoding glycine betaine ABC transporter substrate-binding protein → MKKGLVFLLAAGSFWVNSTFADTPSEVRVAYSGGSQVLMLAKADGSLDKALNSKVKWVQFASGADALTYFASNAIDIANFGSSPATAGIVRKLPVEIIGVSGVIASYERLIGKEGINGIKDIEGKRVAYPPNSTAQYALEAAITVNKLDRSKITLLPLRPAEMVAAWKRGDIDAGYVWAPFAQELESAGGHQVFATKELQKSGYLIYNNYVVRKAFAEQYPQVVTAFLRVHQEKVNEFKKDPERASAIVAKEVGAPQTTAANTLNGLEYPTLAEQSTPSWLGNGTDTSDSGIGKALSKTANFLAGIGEIRQRDIPTNWNSAINAHYIQDAAVSGQ
- a CDS encoding ABC transporter ATP-binding protein produces the protein MSSISLENVSLTFAAKPSPVTVLDDISLTLKKGEFVVLLGPSGCGKSTILNLVAGFTRPDKGTVKAAGKKVTQPGPDRGMIFQQANLFPWLSVLENVTFGPRLGKYDKEVVNNQAIDWLSRVGLKGFEHHAPWQLSGGMKQRVALARAWLPEPDVLLLDEPFGALDAQTRLMMQELLRDAWLKTETTLLFVTHDVEEALFLADRILVMSAKPGRIVEEIVLPFTRERNIETLAEHPQYSEIKHRVLHRVRTEAKRHMAASLQ
- a CDS encoding ABC transporter permease, whose translation is MKLSQHIAISVVSVAVFFLLWQTAATRQWVDPLLLPSLTDIGLTARELLEDGYRQVPLWQHIAVSLARALSAFALAIAIGIPLGLLMGLSDTLAAILNPFVQFLRPLPKIALIPLAVVWLGIGESSKFFLIFIATFLSVVVGASAAVERIGRSRIRVAQTLGATRRQIFMRVVLPDALPDLFTTVRLSIGIGWTSLIAAEMVAASSGLGWMVVNASAYLRTDIVMLGILLLGGIGYLLDLLILGLQRVVVPWAGKE
- a CDS encoding aspartate/glutamate racemase family protein; translation: MSRPFLLGVLGGMGPLATVDFMHKLLRATPATHDQQQIPHVVWNVPQIADRQRALAGEGPSPLPQLLYGIQQLNRLGVSHIVIACNTAHHWYEALKQESDAPILHIADATLEAIEDKPKKVGLIATQGTLDAGWFQQRFAAIGTESLLPTQDEITRWFVPGCYAVKRGDLQQGGELLTLQARALRERGAEKLVLACTEVPVALAAISSPYLNEAIDPAEALAQQCATLWLSRRNDRIN